From Anas acuta chromosome 20, bAnaAcu1.1, whole genome shotgun sequence, a single genomic window includes:
- the LOC137842774 gene encoding P2Y purinoceptor 2-like translates to MNTSLDCLPQELHPAIPALGTLLLLGCILLNGVSFWVFCFHIKQWDSGMILQFNLVLADITIIPVAPLRISYLSLGSRWPFGQFLCQLEVFLHSTHMYGSIYFLTLICIHRYFVVVRYKSKSLWKKRTFLRKLCLFVWIVLFVQGLPFFFVLKTSFIDGSERCLNIHQSELSSVYIVYNMVVVVFSFLLPFAVSLTCGALLGAAIAKAAKRSSRGKKMKNRSLQMITVSLVIFAICFGPLHICRTIGVVVKYYNISCQLLHQVEVAYYISWVFTMANTCLDPLIYVFANDKFKKSFADSFRKRWGTNRVWQGTGSPLREGAEELDPELLPPFFCPRSPELPAAVQPGSTAGPGGFSVFPQ, encoded by the coding sequence ATGAACACCAGCTTGGACTGCttgccccaggagctgcacccTGCCATCCCTGCCCTGGGgaccctgctcctgctgggctgcatcCTGCTCAACGGTGTGAGCTTCTGGGTCTTCTGCTTCCACATCAAGCAGTGGGATTCGGGCATGATCCTCCAGTTCAACCTGGTCCTGGCAGACATCACCATCATCCCTGTTGCTCCCCTCCGGATTTCCTACCTCAGCCTCGGCAGCCGGTGGCCATTTGGCCAATTTCTCTGCCAGCTCGAAGTCTTCCTGCACAGCACCCACATGTACGGCAGCATCTATTTCCTGACGCTCATCTGCATCCACCGGTACTTTGTGGTTGTTCGGTACAAGAGCAAGTCCCTCTGGAAGAAGAGGACCTTCTTGAGAAAGCTGTGCTTGTTTGTCTGGATCGTCCTCTTTGTCCAAGGGCTGCCTTTCTTCTTCGTCCTCAAAACTTCGTTTATTGATGGCTCAGAAAGATGCCTGAATATTCACCAGTCAGAGTTGTCCTCTGTTTACATAGTCTACAACATGGTTGTGGTTGTGTTCTCTTTCCTCCTGCCCTTTGCTGTTTCCTTGACCTGCGgtgctctgctgggagctgccatTGCTAAAGCAGCCAAGAGAAGCTCCAGAGGTAAGAAGATGAAGAACAGGTCTCTGCAGATGATAACAGTGTCTCTGGTGATTTTTGCCATCTGCTTCGGTCCTCTGCACATCTGCAGGACCATAGGCGTCGTCGTGAAGTACTACAACATATCttgccagctcctgcaccaaGTGGAAGTTGCCTACTACATCAGCTGGGTCTTCACCATGGCAAACACCTGCCTGGATCCCCTGATCTACGTGTTTGCCAATGATAAGTTTAAGAAGAGCTTTGCTGACTCCTTCCGCAAACGGTGGGGCACCAACAGAGTGTGGCAGGGAACTGGGAGCCCCCTGAGGGAAGGTGCTGAAGAACTGGACCCTGAgcttctccctccttttttctgTCCCAGGTCCCCAGAGCTACCAGCAGCAGTTCAGcctggcagcactgcaggacCTGGGGGTTTCTCTGTGTTCCCCCAGTGA